A section of the Bryobacteraceae bacterium genome encodes:
- a CDS encoding RND transporter, which translates to MFWTKTKLAGATGVMVVLAAAALSGCGGERPASRKAEPLPPVGARVVKLAEETVPDIYEATGTVRARVSSVLAARVMGYIREVRVQAGDTVQPGQVIAVIEAREIDSGLKQAEAARDEARNALPEADNAIAAAKAQLELAQATHRRMKSLFEQKSITQQEFDEVEAKLRMAQANHEMALARRAQLEQKIRQAESAVAQAATMKGYMEITAPFRGVVVERKAEPGMLAAPGMPIAVVEQASGYRLEANVEENRVKAIRPGTAVEVTIEALGQTMAGRVEEIVPALDPGSRSFTVKIPVAGPMLRSGMFGRARFAMGEKKALMIPAAAVVRQGQVEQVFVVDNGVAKLRLVTTGARRGDRVEVLTGLSAGEVVVSPVPGNLRDGSRVEVRP; encoded by the coding sequence ATGTTCTGGACTAAGACGAAGCTGGCCGGAGCAACCGGCGTGATGGTTGTGTTGGCTGCCGCGGCGCTGAGCGGCTGCGGCGGGGAGAGGCCGGCGTCCCGGAAGGCGGAGCCGCTTCCGCCGGTGGGCGCCCGGGTTGTAAAGCTCGCCGAAGAGACGGTCCCGGACATTTACGAGGCAACCGGCACGGTGCGGGCGCGCGTATCGAGCGTGCTGGCGGCGCGGGTGATGGGCTACATCCGCGAGGTGCGCGTGCAGGCGGGCGACACGGTGCAGCCGGGGCAGGTGATTGCGGTGATCGAGGCGCGCGAGATCGACAGCGGGCTGAAGCAGGCCGAGGCGGCGCGGGACGAAGCCCGGAATGCGCTGCCGGAGGCGGACAACGCGATTGCGGCGGCGAAGGCGCAGCTTGAGCTGGCGCAGGCGACCCACCGCCGGATGAAGTCGCTGTTCGAGCAGAAGTCGATCACACAGCAGGAGTTCGACGAGGTGGAGGCGAAGCTGCGGATGGCGCAGGCCAACCACGAGATGGCGCTGGCCAGGCGGGCGCAGCTCGAGCAGAAGATTCGCCAGGCCGAGTCCGCCGTGGCGCAGGCGGCGACGATGAAGGGCTACATGGAGATCACGGCGCCGTTCCGCGGGGTGGTGGTGGAGCGGAAGGCCGAGCCGGGAATGCTGGCCGCGCCGGGGATGCCGATTGCGGTGGTGGAGCAGGCGTCGGGCTACCGGCTGGAGGCGAATGTGGAAGAAAACCGCGTGAAGGCGATCCGACCGGGGACGGCAGTGGAGGTGACGATTGAGGCGCTGGGGCAGACGATGGCGGGGCGGGTGGAGGAGATCGTGCCGGCGCTCGATCCGGGCTCGCGCAGCTTCACGGTAAAGATCCCGGTCGCCGGGCCGATGCTGCGGAGCGGGATGTTCGGGCGGGCGCGGTTTGCGATGGGAGAGAAGAAGGCGCTGATGATCCCTGCGGCGGCGGTGGTGCGGCAGGGGCAGGTGGAGCAGGTTTTCGTGGTGGACAACGGCGTGGCAAAGCTTCGCCTGGTGACGACGGGAGCGAGGCGCGGCGACCGGGTGGAAGTGCTGACCGGGCTGAGCGCGGGCGAGGTGGTGGTCTCGCCAGTGCCAGGGAACCTGCGTGACGGAAGCCGAGTCGAGGTGAGGCCGTGA
- a CDS encoding protein CyaE, with translation MTGCGKGIRQARKSRAARLSRRKNCRIMGDVRNRIIPLTLLACVAFGQEPLSLKDAVRQALKRHPSLEAADARIQAAESRVGQARSGFLPRVQYMENQMRGNNPVYVFGSLLTQRQFTEANFDIRRLNRPDPLNNFQSVVTAEQLIYDFGGVKNGVKAAEFGRKMTEAEKRAEELNLIARVARAYHGVTLAEQALEVAREALKTAEADLKRAETVRDAGMATEADVLAVQVHVAAMKEQVIRREADLKVARAALNEALGLPLETPHRLVTPLAPAAGVEAAGPEQRPELEQIRMARQAAEAQARSARSGYLPQIAFRAVVETDRQEFVNKGGGNWLVMGSVRWNLFDGFRTRETVREARSMAAAAAAGERQYENALRLELTKALADYEAATERIKVTEAGVAQAEESLRIIRNRYSNGLATVTELLRAQTALLDAKTRRLAAIHDQRLAAVEVERSAGKLNGDSHVLD, from the coding sequence GTGACGGGATGCGGCAAGGGCATCCGGCAGGCGCGCAAAAGCCGCGCGGCGCGCCTGTCACGGCGCAAAAATTGCCGCATCATGGGGGATGTGCGGAACCGAATCATCCCCCTCACCCTGCTGGCGTGTGTGGCGTTCGGGCAGGAGCCGCTGTCGCTGAAAGACGCGGTGCGGCAGGCGCTGAAGCGGCATCCGTCGCTGGAGGCGGCCGATGCGCGCATTCAGGCCGCGGAGAGCCGCGTCGGGCAGGCGCGCTCGGGCTTTCTGCCGCGCGTCCAGTACATGGAAAACCAGATGCGGGGCAACAACCCCGTGTATGTGTTCGGCTCGCTGCTGACGCAGCGCCAGTTTACGGAGGCGAATTTCGATATTCGCCGCCTGAACCGGCCGGATCCGCTGAACAATTTTCAGAGCGTGGTGACGGCCGAGCAACTGATTTACGATTTTGGCGGCGTGAAAAATGGCGTCAAGGCGGCCGAATTCGGCCGGAAAATGACGGAGGCCGAAAAACGGGCCGAGGAGCTGAACCTGATAGCGCGGGTGGCGCGCGCCTATCATGGCGTGACGCTGGCCGAGCAGGCGCTCGAGGTGGCGCGGGAGGCGCTGAAGACGGCCGAGGCGGACCTGAAGCGGGCCGAGACGGTGCGGGACGCCGGCATGGCCACCGAGGCCGATGTGCTGGCGGTGCAGGTGCATGTGGCGGCGATGAAGGAGCAGGTGATCCGGCGCGAGGCGGACCTGAAGGTGGCGCGTGCGGCGCTGAACGAGGCTCTGGGGCTGCCGCTGGAAACGCCGCACCGGCTAGTGACGCCGCTGGCGCCGGCGGCGGGCGTGGAGGCGGCGGGGCCGGAGCAGCGTCCGGAGCTGGAGCAGATCCGGATGGCGCGGCAGGCGGCGGAGGCGCAGGCGCGGAGCGCGCGCTCCGGGTATCTGCCGCAGATCGCCTTCCGCGCGGTGGTGGAGACGGACCGGCAGGAGTTTGTGAACAAGGGCGGGGGCAACTGGCTGGTGATGGGTTCGGTGCGGTGGAACCTGTTTGACGGTTTCCGGACGCGCGAGACGGTGCGCGAGGCGCGTTCGATGGCGGCGGCGGCGGCCGCCGGCGAACGGCAGTACGAGAATGCGCTGCGCCTGGAGCTGACCAAGGCGCTGGCCGACTATGAGGCAGCGACCGAACGAATCAAGGTGACCGAAGCCGGCGTGGCGCAGGCCGAGGAAAGCCTGCGGATCATCCGGAACCGGTATTCGAACGGGCTGGCGACGGTGACCGAACTGCTGCGGGCGCAGACGGCGCTGCTGGATGCAAAGACGCGCCGCCTGGCCGCGATTCACGATCAGCGGCTGGCGGCGGTGGAAGTGGAGAGATCTGCTGGGAAGCTGAATGGAGACTCGCATGTTCTGGACTAA
- a CDS encoding 2-dehydro-3-deoxy-phosphogluconate aldolase, translating to MKKETILSSIIDIGIVPVVRAPSAEGAYRAIEAIYEGGIRAAEVTMTVPGAVRVLEKLADQFGDRMVLGAGTVLDPETCRICMLAGAQFFVTPALNLRTIEMAHRYSKPIMPGALTPTEVLAAWEAGADIVKVFPCDNVGGARYIKALKGPFPHIELIPTGGVSLATAGDFLKAGACAVAVGGELVDAKTIREGRFDVFTERARQFLDVIRKAREEMRAA from the coding sequence ATGAAAAAAGAGACCATCCTCTCCTCGATCATCGACATCGGCATCGTCCCCGTGGTCCGCGCCCCGTCGGCCGAAGGCGCATACCGCGCCATCGAGGCCATCTACGAGGGCGGCATCCGCGCCGCCGAGGTGACCATGACCGTGCCGGGCGCGGTCCGGGTGCTGGAAAAGCTCGCTGACCAGTTCGGCGACAGGATGGTTCTCGGCGCCGGTACCGTGCTCGACCCCGAAACCTGCCGCATCTGCATGCTCGCCGGCGCGCAGTTCTTCGTCACCCCGGCGCTGAATCTCAGAACCATCGAGATGGCCCACCGTTACTCGAAGCCCATCATGCCCGGCGCTCTCACCCCCACCGAGGTGCTCGCCGCCTGGGAGGCCGGCGCCGATATCGTCAAGGTCTTCCCCTGCGACAACGTCGGCGGCGCCCGCTACATCAAGGCCCTCAAAGGCCCCTTCCCCCACATTGAGCTCATCCCCACCGGCGGCGTCAGCCTCGCCACCGCCGGCGACTTCCTCAAGGCCGGCGCCTGCGCCGTCGCCGTCGGCGGTGAGCTCGTCGACGCCAAAACCATCAGGGAAGGCAGGTTCGACGTCTTCACCGAACGCGCCCGCCAGTTCCTCGACGTCATCCGCAAGGCACGCGAGGAAATGCGGGCCGCCTGA
- a CDS encoding UPF0434 protein — translation MAVSQDLLNILACPVCKEPVQLTEDQQGLRCPKCRRVYPIRDDIPVMLVSEATIEEE, via the coding sequence ATGGCAGTCAGTCAGGATCTGTTGAACATACTGGCGTGCCCGGTCTGCAAGGAGCCCGTCCAGCTCACCGAGGACCAGCAGGGGCTCCGCTGCCCCAAATGCCGCCGCGTTTACCCCATCCGGGATGACATCCCGGTCATGCTGGTCAGCGAGGCGACCATCGAAGAAGAGTAG
- a CDS encoding glycosyl transferase, whose product MEPALDSLPARARVLLIRLRSLGDCVLTTPALRLLHGFRPDLQLAVAVEPRFAAVFNSNPAVAAVLPPEPAAVRSWGAHLALNLHGGTRSLWLTIASGAPLRAAFGHFRHLWAYNLRIPRAQQILGEERVVHTAEHLASAMFYLGVPRSPVPRAELFAPPPDPRPPYAVLHPFASAPEKAWPAERFAELARRLRAEHGLDVILIGGPADDFSPFAGLPALAGAPLDEVMSLIRGASLFVGNDSGPAHIAAAFAVPSLVLFGPSDPRIWGPWRAPAEVLHSPGGVARISLDDALQAAGRLRTRTW is encoded by the coding sequence ATGGAGCCTGCGCTCGACAGCCTGCCCGCCCGGGCGCGGGTCCTGCTCATCCGCCTGCGCTCCCTCGGCGACTGCGTCCTCACCACACCCGCTCTTCGCCTCCTCCACGGCTTCCGCCCGGACCTCCAGCTCGCCGTCGCCGTCGAGCCGCGCTTCGCCGCCGTCTTCAACAGCAACCCCGCCGTCGCTGCCGTGCTCCCGCCGGAACCGGCCGCCGTCCGGAGCTGGGGCGCGCACCTCGCCCTCAATCTCCACGGCGGCACGCGCAGCCTCTGGCTCACCATCGCCTCCGGCGCGCCCCTCCGGGCCGCCTTCGGCCATTTCCGACACCTCTGGGCCTACAACCTCCGCATCCCCCGCGCCCAGCAGATCCTCGGCGAGGAGCGCGTCGTCCACACCGCCGAACATCTGGCCTCGGCCATGTTTTATCTCGGTGTCCCCCGCAGCCCCGTGCCCCGCGCCGAACTCTTTGCCCCCCCGCCCGACCCCCGCCCGCCTTACGCCGTCCTCCACCCGTTCGCATCCGCCCCGGAAAAGGCCTGGCCGGCGGAGCGCTTCGCCGAACTCGCCCGCCGTCTCCGCGCCGAACACGGCCTCGACGTCATCCTCATCGGCGGTCCCGCCGACGACTTCTCCCCGTTCGCCGGCCTGCCCGCGCTCGCCGGTGCGCCGCTCGACGAAGTGATGAGCCTCATCCGCGGCGCCTCGCTCTTTGTCGGCAACGACAGCGGCCCCGCCCACATCGCCGCCGCCTTTGCCGTCCCCTCGCTGGTCCTCTTCGGTCCCTCCGATCCGCGCATCTGGGGGCCGTGGCGCGCGCCCGCTGAAGTCCTCCACTCCCCCGGCGGCGTCGCCCGGATCTCGCTCGACGACGCCCTCCAGGCCGCCGGGCGCCTGAGGACACGAACATGGTGA
- the msbA gene encoding lipid A export permease/ATP-binding protein MsbA: MVKETWRLLAYARRYTPVLLVAVFLMMVSGAGRAMLPVLLKPVFDRVLEPSSPESRVALPIPKWAGFQLYLDQLIPFPIHNVWTLVAVAILLVFLVKGIADYFGNFLISFAGLGAVTDLRQKTFDKVIREEHAFFGSHSTGRLMSSILSDIEKIQLAVSQMLADWFRQIFAAAGMVYVLVQNDWKLALVSLTVLPFVLLPTARLGSRIRRSTRRAQDEAAAMSEILQEGFSGHAVVKSFTAERLESDKFRRAAQRFRQASLRYIALQALPSPIIEFFGAVTIVGLLTYAREQIKAGQMTTGDFMSFVTALLLLYEPVKRLAGIHNIFQQAAGASQRVFEYLDRRPLVCERPDARELGEFRHSIVYDRVSFHYPDAPNGATLADVSLEVRKGEVVALVGPSGAGKTTLAHLLVRFYDPTAGRILIDGADIREFTLRSLRRQIALVGQETFLFNDTVEANIRYGRPEATRDEVVQAARAALADDFIRDLPNGYDTIVGERGAKLSGGQRQRIAIARALLKNAPILVLDEATSQLDTESEMLVQRALANLMENRTVIVIAHRLSTIRRADRIVVLSQGRVSEVGTHEELVAQGGIYQRLHELQSVDWEH, translated from the coding sequence ATGGTGAAAGAGACCTGGCGCCTGCTCGCCTACGCCCGCCGCTACACGCCGGTGCTCCTCGTGGCCGTCTTCCTCATGATGGTCTCCGGCGCCGGCCGCGCCATGCTCCCCGTGCTGCTCAAGCCCGTCTTCGACCGCGTCCTCGAACCCTCTTCTCCGGAATCCCGCGTCGCGCTCCCCATACCGAAATGGGCCGGCTTCCAGCTCTATCTCGATCAGCTCATCCCGTTCCCCATCCACAACGTCTGGACCCTCGTCGCCGTCGCCATCCTGCTCGTCTTCCTCGTCAAGGGCATCGCCGACTACTTCGGCAACTTCCTCATCAGCTTCGCCGGCCTCGGCGCTGTCACTGACCTCCGCCAGAAGACCTTCGACAAGGTCATCCGCGAAGAGCACGCCTTCTTCGGCTCGCACTCCACCGGACGGCTGATGTCGTCCATCCTCAGCGACATCGAAAAAATCCAGCTCGCCGTCTCGCAGATGCTCGCCGACTGGTTCCGGCAGATCTTCGCCGCCGCCGGCATGGTCTACGTCCTCGTCCAGAACGACTGGAAACTCGCCCTGGTCTCGCTCACCGTCCTGCCGTTCGTCCTTCTTCCCACCGCACGGCTCGGCAGCCGCATCCGCCGCAGCACCCGCCGCGCCCAGGACGAGGCCGCCGCCATGAGCGAAATCCTCCAGGAGGGCTTCAGCGGCCACGCCGTCGTCAAATCCTTTACCGCAGAACGGCTGGAAAGCGATAAGTTCCGCCGCGCCGCTCAGCGCTTCCGCCAGGCCAGCCTCCGTTACATCGCCCTTCAGGCCCTGCCCTCGCCCATCATTGAATTCTTCGGCGCCGTCACCATCGTCGGCCTGCTTACCTACGCCCGCGAGCAGATCAAGGCCGGCCAGATGACCACCGGCGACTTCATGAGCTTCGTCACCGCCCTGCTGCTGCTCTATGAGCCCGTCAAGCGCCTCGCCGGCATCCACAACATCTTCCAGCAGGCTGCCGGCGCCAGCCAGCGCGTCTTCGAATACCTCGACCGCCGGCCGCTCGTCTGCGAACGCCCGGACGCGCGCGAGCTGGGCGAGTTCCGCCATTCCATCGTCTACGACCGCGTCAGCTTCCACTACCCGGACGCGCCCAACGGCGCCACCCTCGCCGATGTCTCGCTCGAGGTCCGCAAGGGCGAAGTCGTCGCCCTGGTCGGCCCCAGCGGCGCCGGCAAAACCACCCTCGCCCATCTCCTGGTCCGCTTCTACGACCCCACCGCCGGCCGCATCCTCATCGATGGCGCCGACATCCGCGAATTCACACTCCGCTCGCTCCGCCGCCAGATCGCCCTCGTCGGCCAGGAAACGTTCCTTTTCAACGACACCGTCGAGGCCAACATCCGCTACGGCCGGCCCGAGGCCACGCGCGACGAGGTCGTCCAGGCCGCCCGCGCCGCTCTCGCTGACGACTTCATCCGCGATCTGCCCAACGGCTACGACACCATCGTCGGCGAGCGCGGCGCCAAACTCAGCGGCGGTCAGCGTCAGCGCATCGCCATCGCCCGCGCGCTGCTGAAAAATGCCCCCATCCTCGTCCTCGACGAGGCCACCTCGCAGCTCGACACCGAAAGTGAAATGCTCGTTCAGCGCGCCCTGGCCAACCTCATGGAGAACCGTACCGTCATCGTCATCGCCCACCGCCTTTCCACCATCCGCCGCGCCGACCGCATCGTCGTCCTCAGCCAGGGCCGCGTCAGCGAGGTCGGTACCCACGAGGAACTCGTGGCCCAGGGCGGCATCTACCAGCGGCTGCATGAATTGCAGTCGGTCGACTGGGAGCACTGA
- the gmk gene encoding guanylate kinase has protein sequence MSQVFIISAPSGSGKSTLVRSLLEHEPGLIFSVSYTTRAPRGQEQEGREYHFVSREEFERMIAAGQFIEWARVFDHYYGTHRRYVDQGAAEGRDVLLDIDVQGARQLKEKIPGAVSIFILAPSREELEKRLRARGDTGDDVIRRRLAEAAREMRNFEQYDYVLVNDDLQAAAERLLWIVRTSRLRSSDPKVKARVREILQTFEQ, from the coding sequence ATGAGCCAGGTTTTCATCATCTCCGCCCCCTCCGGCTCCGGCAAGTCCACGCTGGTCCGCTCGCTGCTCGAACACGAGCCCGGCCTCATCTTCTCCGTCAGCTACACCACCCGCGCCCCGCGCGGCCAGGAACAGGAGGGCCGCGAATACCACTTCGTCAGCCGCGAAGAGTTCGAGCGCATGATCGCCGCCGGCCAGTTCATCGAATGGGCCCGCGTCTTCGACCACTACTACGGCACCCACCGCCGCTATGTCGACCAGGGCGCCGCCGAAGGCCGCGACGTCCTGCTCGACATCGACGTCCAGGGTGCGCGACAATTAAAGGAAAAGATCCCCGGCGCCGTCAGCATCTTCATCCTCGCCCCCTCCCGCGAAGAGCTCGAAAAACGCCTTCGCGCGCGGGGCGACACCGGCGACGACGTCATCCGGCGGCGGCTCGCCGAGGCGGCCCGGGAGATGCGCAACTTCGAACAGTACGACTACGTGCTGGTCAACGACGATTTGCAGGCTGCCGCCGAGCGCCTGCTGTGGATTGTCCGGACGTCGCGGCTCCGCTCTTCGGACCCGAAAGTGAAAGCCCGCGTCCGCGAAATCCTCCAGACATTCGAGCAGTAA
- the coaBC gene encoding peptidase ClpP, which translates to MAGWRAVVGVGGGIAAYKAAELVRALARRGIPSTVVMTAAAQEFVRPLTFAALTGRRVITSLFGATPDEVLASSVEHIAVAREHDLLIVAPATADLLGKFAHGLADDFLSTLYLAFDRPVLLAPGMNTVMWQHPATQANVAALRARGHLVMEPDEGELACGETGPGRLPEPERIAEEAHYLLARRHDLDGETVLVTAGPTREPIDPVRFLSNRSSGRMGYALAEAAAWRGARVILVSGPVDLRPPLHVELVRVETARQMRDAVLSRLPDCSIIIKSAAVADYHVATVPAQKLKKTATRLSLELDPTPDILAEAGAEIERAGRGQLLIGFAAETENVVAEAKRKLRAKRCHMVVANNVATEGVGFESEENEVVLVTQAGDVIELPRTPKRELADRILDEALRLRLALYSRS; encoded by the coding sequence GTGGCTGGCTGGCGCGCAGTCGTGGGCGTGGGCGGAGGCATCGCCGCATACAAGGCGGCCGAGCTCGTGCGCGCCCTCGCCCGCCGCGGCATCCCCTCCACCGTCGTCATGACGGCCGCCGCCCAGGAGTTCGTCCGCCCGCTCACCTTCGCCGCTCTCACCGGACGCCGCGTCATCACCAGCCTCTTCGGCGCGACTCCGGATGAAGTCCTCGCCTCCAGCGTCGAGCACATCGCCGTCGCCCGCGAACACGACCTGTTGATCGTCGCCCCGGCCACTGCGGACCTGCTCGGCAAGTTCGCCCACGGCCTGGCAGACGATTTCCTTTCGACCCTCTATCTCGCCTTCGACCGCCCGGTCCTGCTGGCCCCCGGCATGAACACCGTCATGTGGCAGCACCCCGCCACCCAGGCCAACGTGGCCGCGCTCCGCGCCCGCGGCCATCTCGTCATGGAGCCGGACGAGGGCGAGCTCGCCTGCGGTGAAACCGGCCCCGGCCGCCTGCCCGAACCGGAACGCATCGCCGAAGAGGCCCACTACCTGCTCGCCCGCCGTCACGACCTCGACGGCGAAACCGTCCTCGTTACCGCCGGCCCCACCCGTGAGCCCATCGATCCCGTGCGCTTCCTCTCGAACCGCTCCAGCGGCCGCATGGGCTACGCGCTGGCCGAGGCCGCCGCCTGGCGCGGCGCCCGCGTCATCCTCGTCAGCGGGCCCGTCGATCTGCGCCCCCCTCTCCACGTCGAGCTCGTCCGCGTCGAAACCGCCCGCCAGATGCGCGACGCCGTCCTGTCCCGCCTCCCCGACTGCTCCATCATCATCAAGAGCGCCGCCGTCGCCGACTACCACGTCGCCACCGTCCCCGCTCAGAAACTCAAGAAAACCGCCACCCGCCTCTCGCTCGAGCTCGACCCCACCCCCGATATCCTCGCCGAGGCCGGCGCCGAAATCGAACGCGCCGGACGCGGCCAGCTCCTCATCGGCTTCGCCGCCGAGACCGAAAACGTCGTCGCCGAGGCAAAACGCAAGCTCCGCGCCAAGCGATGCCACATGGTCGTCGCCAACAACGTCGCCACCGAAGGCGTCGGCTTTGAAAGCGAGGAAAACGAAGTCGTCCTCGTGACCCAGGCCGGCGACGTCATCGAACTGCCTCGCACCCCCAAGCGCGAACTCGCCGACCGCATCCTCGACGAGGCGCTCCGCCTCCGCCTCGCACTCTACAGCCGGAGTTGA
- a CDS encoding uracil-DNA glycosylase, with product MDLQELRRWLEFYRDLGVRTIYLPMSAPADSKKLRNEPKTDISITKQNTYTSPPPASSGPSASAKPEMLAPPPAAAPQLVPLFDPGPEGDSLERILADIGDCRRCRLCEGRAHIVFGSGNPRARLVFVGEGPGEEEDLQGLPFVGRAGQLLTQMINNTAAKEGMGVRREDVYICNVVKCRPPKNRTPEPDEMEICGQFLFRQLNVIRPRAICALGSTAARALLGAKEGITKLRGRWHMWRDIPVMPTYHPSYLLRPYNQNAKREAWEDLKKVLHYVYDEPPRPLSDF from the coding sequence ATGGACCTTCAGGAGCTGCGCCGCTGGCTCGAGTTTTACCGCGACCTGGGCGTCCGCACGATCTACCTCCCTATGTCAGCCCCGGCTGATTCCAAAAAATTACGAAACGAACCGAAAACTGACATAAGTATAACAAAACAAAACACTTATACTTCTCCCCCGCCGGCCTCTTCCGGCCCTTCAGCCTCCGCAAAGCCCGAAATGCTCGCCCCGCCGCCCGCCGCAGCTCCCCAGCTTGTGCCCCTCTTCGACCCCGGCCCCGAAGGCGATTCGCTCGAGCGCATCCTCGCCGACATCGGCGACTGCCGCCGCTGCCGCCTCTGCGAGGGCCGCGCCCACATCGTCTTCGGCAGCGGCAACCCCAGGGCGCGCCTCGTCTTCGTCGGCGAAGGGCCCGGCGAGGAAGAGGACCTTCAGGGGCTGCCCTTCGTTGGCCGCGCCGGACAGCTCCTCACCCAGATGATCAACAACACCGCCGCCAAAGAAGGCATGGGCGTCCGCCGCGAAGACGTCTACATCTGCAACGTCGTCAAATGCCGCCCGCCGAAGAACCGCACCCCGGAGCCGGACGAGATGGAGATCTGCGGCCAGTTTCTCTTCCGCCAGCTCAACGTCATCCGCCCGCGCGCCATCTGCGCCCTGGGCTCAACCGCCGCCCGCGCCCTGCTCGGCGCCAAAGAGGGAATCACGAAACTCCGCGGCCGCTGGCACATGTGGCGCGACATCCCGGTGATGCCCACCTATCACCCGTCCTACCTGTTGCGCCCCTACAACCAGAACGCCAAGCGCGAGGCCTGGGAAGATCTCAAGAAGGTGCTGCACTATGTCTACGACGAGCCGCCGCGGCCTCTTTCTGACTTTTGA